A window of the Scophthalmus maximus strain ysfricsl-2021 chromosome 8, ASM2237912v1, whole genome shotgun sequence genome harbors these coding sequences:
- the LOC118312030 gene encoding serum response factor-like isoform X3, whose translation MGTRTGHGRVGSGSRMSSLAVNAAAPGPNTTSDPDRGEYCTEVVYSGSDPDSDSGHDEDTTGSGGDRRGVKRERSEREVGHQAAAPSGLGPGAPGAKPGKKTRGRVKIKMEFIDNKLRRYTTFSKRKTGIMKKAYELSTLTGTQVLLLVASETGHVYTFATRKLQPMITSETGKALIQTCLNSPDSPPRSDPSSDQRMSATGFEETDLTYQVSEADGCSEVTKVQTSAPSWQQPSSTNGTVLKTSAGVVLPGGFTLMPGASLPPGTHTIPLSQLQTLQGPVAPGHTTTLHAPPTQATTLLRFPATVSLAGGGVSQQLQTVQVQSTNQSSSDMHNSASSTAASIVSSSSSVAGHMMYPGGHTLMYAAPTPSLGDGSLTVLNTFPPTGHPQSHDPGTVPQVFLASLPPVGAQIPVSAVQLHQMVISQQSSSNLTELQVVSLDVHQSKDD comes from the exons ATGGGCACCAGAACCGGACACGGGCGGGTGGGAAGCGGCAGCAGGATGAGCAGCCTCGCGGTGAACGCGGCTGCACCGGGACCGAACACAACCTCCGACCCGGACCGAGGTGAGTACTGCACCGAGGTGGTCTACAGCGGCTCCGACCCGGACTCGGACTCCGGCCACGATGAAGACACGACGGGTTCAGGCGGGGACAGGAGAGGGGTGAAGCgggagaggagcgagagggaggtCGGGCATCAGGCAGCGGCCCCCTCCGGGCTCGGCCCCGGGGCGCCGGGGGCCAAACCCGGCAAGAAGACCCGAGGAAGAGTGAAGATCAAGATGGAGTTCATCGACAACAAACTGAGGCGCTACACGACCTTCAGCAAGAGGAAGACGGGCATCATGAAGAAG gcGTACGAGTTGTCCACGCTGACCGGGACCCAGGTGCTGCTTCTGGTTGCCAGTGAGACGGGTCACGTTTACACCTTCGCCACCAGGAAGCTGCAGCCCATGATCACCTCGGAGACGGGCAAGGCTCTGATCCAGACCTGCCTCAACTCGCCGGACTCGCCGCCTCGCTCCGACCCGTCCTCCGACCAGAGGATGAGTGCCACGGGCTTCGAGGAGACGGACCTCACCTACCAGGTGTCTGAGGCGGACGGGTGCTCCGAGGTCACCAAG GTGCAGACCAGCGCCCCCTCCTGGCAGCAGCCCTCCTCCACCAATGGGACGGTGCTAAAGACGTCGGCAGGTGTCGTGCTTCCTGGAGGCTTCACCTTGATGCCAG GAGCCTCGCTGCCCCCCGGCACACACACCATCCCCCTCAGTCAGCTGCAGACCCTCCAGGGCCCTGTGGCCCCGGGTCACACCACCACGCTGCACGCTCCGCCCACACAGGCAACCACGCTGCTCCGCTTCCCCGCCACCGTGTCTCTGGCAG GGGGCGGAGTCTctcagcagctgcagactgTCCAGGTTCAgtccaccaatcagagcagcTCAGACATGCAcaactccgcctcctccacag cggCCTCCatcgtctcctcttcttcctcagtaGCAGGTCACATGATGTACCCCGGTGGTCACACGCTGATGTACGCTGCACCGACGCCCTCTCTCGGTGACGGCAGCCTCACCGTCCTCAACACCTTCCCCCCGACAGGCCACCCCCAGTCACATGACCCCG GCACCGTCCCGCAGGTCTTCCTCGCCTCGCTCCCGCCAGTCGGCGCTCAGATCCCGGTGTCGGCAGTGCAGCTCCACCAG atggtgatcagtcagcagagcagcagcaaccTGACGGAGCTGCAGGTCGTCAGTCTGGACGTCCACCAATCAAAGGACGACTGA
- the LOC118312030 gene encoding serum response factor-like isoform X1, whose protein sequence is MGTRTGHGRVGSGSRMSSLAVNAAAPGPNTTSDPDRGEYCTEVVYSGSDPDSDSGHDEDTTGSGGDRRGVKRERSEREVGHQAAAPSGLGPGAPGAKPGKKTRGRVKIKMEFIDNKLRRYTTFSKRKTGIMKKAYELSTLTGTQVLLLVASETGHVYTFATRKLQPMITSETGKALIQTCLNSPDSPPRSDPSSDQRMSATGFEETDLTYQVSEADGCSEVTKDLIRPAFTTPPSPSSTLSTVSMQVQTSAPSWQQPSSTNGTVLKTSAGVVLPGGFTLMPGASLPPGTHTIPLSQLQTLQGPVAPGHTTTLHAPPTQATTLLRFPATVSLAGGGVSQQLQTVQVQSTNQSSSDMHNSASSTAASIVSSSSSVAGHMMYPGGHTLMYAAPTPSLGDGSLTVLNTFPPTGHPQSHDPGTVPQVFLASLPPVGAQIPVSAVQLHQMVISQQSSSNLTELQVVSLDVHQSKDD, encoded by the exons ATGGGCACCAGAACCGGACACGGGCGGGTGGGAAGCGGCAGCAGGATGAGCAGCCTCGCGGTGAACGCGGCTGCACCGGGACCGAACACAACCTCCGACCCGGACCGAGGTGAGTACTGCACCGAGGTGGTCTACAGCGGCTCCGACCCGGACTCGGACTCCGGCCACGATGAAGACACGACGGGTTCAGGCGGGGACAGGAGAGGGGTGAAGCgggagaggagcgagagggaggtCGGGCATCAGGCAGCGGCCCCCTCCGGGCTCGGCCCCGGGGCGCCGGGGGCCAAACCCGGCAAGAAGACCCGAGGAAGAGTGAAGATCAAGATGGAGTTCATCGACAACAAACTGAGGCGCTACACGACCTTCAGCAAGAGGAAGACGGGCATCATGAAGAAG gcGTACGAGTTGTCCACGCTGACCGGGACCCAGGTGCTGCTTCTGGTTGCCAGTGAGACGGGTCACGTTTACACCTTCGCCACCAGGAAGCTGCAGCCCATGATCACCTCGGAGACGGGCAAGGCTCTGATCCAGACCTGCCTCAACTCGCCGGACTCGCCGCCTCGCTCCGACCCGTCCTCCGACCAGAGGATGAGTGCCACGGGCTTCGAGGAGACGGACCTCACCTACCAGGTGTCTGAGGCGGACGGGTGCTCCGAGGTCACCAAG GATCTGATCAGACCAGCGTTCAccacgcccccctccccctcctccacgtTGTCCACTGTGTCTATGCAGGTGCAGACCAGCGCCCCCTCCTGGCAGCAGCCCTCCTCCACCAATGGGACGGTGCTAAAGACGTCGGCAGGTGTCGTGCTTCCTGGAGGCTTCACCTTGATGCCAG GAGCCTCGCTGCCCCCCGGCACACACACCATCCCCCTCAGTCAGCTGCAGACCCTCCAGGGCCCTGTGGCCCCGGGTCACACCACCACGCTGCACGCTCCGCCCACACAGGCAACCACGCTGCTCCGCTTCCCCGCCACCGTGTCTCTGGCAG GGGGCGGAGTCTctcagcagctgcagactgTCCAGGTTCAgtccaccaatcagagcagcTCAGACATGCAcaactccgcctcctccacag cggCCTCCatcgtctcctcttcttcctcagtaGCAGGTCACATGATGTACCCCGGTGGTCACACGCTGATGTACGCTGCACCGACGCCCTCTCTCGGTGACGGCAGCCTCACCGTCCTCAACACCTTCCCCCCGACAGGCCACCCCCAGTCACATGACCCCG GCACCGTCCCGCAGGTCTTCCTCGCCTCGCTCCCGCCAGTCGGCGCTCAGATCCCGGTGTCGGCAGTGCAGCTCCACCAG atggtgatcagtcagcagagcagcagcaaccTGACGGAGCTGCAGGTCGTCAGTCTGGACGTCCACCAATCAAAGGACGACTGA
- the LOC118312030 gene encoding serum response factor-like isoform X2: MGTRTGHGRVGSGSRMSSLAVNAAAPGPNTTSDPDRGEYCTEVVYSGSDPDSDSGHDEDTTGSGGDRRGVKRERSEREVGHQAAAPSGLGPGAPGAKPGKKTRGRVKIKMEFIDNKLRRYTTFSKRKTGIMKKAYELSTLTGTQVLLLVASETGHVYTFATRKLQPMITSETGKALIQTCLNSPDSPPRSDPSSDQRMSATGFEETDLTYQVSEADGCSEVTKVTTVRVDIYVQTSAPSWQQPSSTNGTVLKTSAGVVLPGGFTLMPGASLPPGTHTIPLSQLQTLQGPVAPGHTTTLHAPPTQATTLLRFPATVSLAGGGVSQQLQTVQVQSTNQSSSDMHNSASSTAASIVSSSSSVAGHMMYPGGHTLMYAAPTPSLGDGSLTVLNTFPPTGHPQSHDPGTVPQVFLASLPPVGAQIPVSAVQLHQMVISQQSSSNLTELQVVSLDVHQSKDD, from the exons ATGGGCACCAGAACCGGACACGGGCGGGTGGGAAGCGGCAGCAGGATGAGCAGCCTCGCGGTGAACGCGGCTGCACCGGGACCGAACACAACCTCCGACCCGGACCGAGGTGAGTACTGCACCGAGGTGGTCTACAGCGGCTCCGACCCGGACTCGGACTCCGGCCACGATGAAGACACGACGGGTTCAGGCGGGGACAGGAGAGGGGTGAAGCgggagaggagcgagagggaggtCGGGCATCAGGCAGCGGCCCCCTCCGGGCTCGGCCCCGGGGCGCCGGGGGCCAAACCCGGCAAGAAGACCCGAGGAAGAGTGAAGATCAAGATGGAGTTCATCGACAACAAACTGAGGCGCTACACGACCTTCAGCAAGAGGAAGACGGGCATCATGAAGAAG gcGTACGAGTTGTCCACGCTGACCGGGACCCAGGTGCTGCTTCTGGTTGCCAGTGAGACGGGTCACGTTTACACCTTCGCCACCAGGAAGCTGCAGCCCATGATCACCTCGGAGACGGGCAAGGCTCTGATCCAGACCTGCCTCAACTCGCCGGACTCGCCGCCTCGCTCCGACCCGTCCTCCGACCAGAGGATGAGTGCCACGGGCTTCGAGGAGACGGACCTCACCTACCAGGTGTCTGAGGCGGACGGGTGCTCCGAGGTCACCAAGGTAACAACGGTCAGAGTCgacatatat GTGCAGACCAGCGCCCCCTCCTGGCAGCAGCCCTCCTCCACCAATGGGACGGTGCTAAAGACGTCGGCAGGTGTCGTGCTTCCTGGAGGCTTCACCTTGATGCCAG GAGCCTCGCTGCCCCCCGGCACACACACCATCCCCCTCAGTCAGCTGCAGACCCTCCAGGGCCCTGTGGCCCCGGGTCACACCACCACGCTGCACGCTCCGCCCACACAGGCAACCACGCTGCTCCGCTTCCCCGCCACCGTGTCTCTGGCAG GGGGCGGAGTCTctcagcagctgcagactgTCCAGGTTCAgtccaccaatcagagcagcTCAGACATGCAcaactccgcctcctccacag cggCCTCCatcgtctcctcttcttcctcagtaGCAGGTCACATGATGTACCCCGGTGGTCACACGCTGATGTACGCTGCACCGACGCCCTCTCTCGGTGACGGCAGCCTCACCGTCCTCAACACCTTCCCCCCGACAGGCCACCCCCAGTCACATGACCCCG GCACCGTCCCGCAGGTCTTCCTCGCCTCGCTCCCGCCAGTCGGCGCTCAGATCCCGGTGTCGGCAGTGCAGCTCCACCAG atggtgatcagtcagcagagcagcagcaaccTGACGGAGCTGCAGGTCGTCAGTCTGGACGTCCACCAATCAAAGGACGACTGA
- the LOC118312030 gene encoding serum response factor-like isoform X4, whose amino-acid sequence MGTRTGHGRVGSGSRMSSLAVNAAAPGPNTTSDPDRGEYCTEVVYSGSDPDSDSGHDEDTTGSGGDRRGVKRERSEREVGHQAAAPSGLGPGAPGAKPGKKTRGRVKIKMEFIDNKLRRYTTFSKRKTGIMKKAYELSTLTGTQVLLLVASETGHVYTFATRKLQPMITSETGKALIQTCLNSPDSPPRSDPSSDQRMSATGFEETDLTYQVSEADGCSEVTKDLIRPAFTTPPSPSSTLSTVSMQVQTSAPSWQQPSSTNGTVLKTSAGVVLPGGFTLMPGGGVSQQLQTVQVQSTNQSSSDMHNSASSTAASIVSSSSSVAGHMMYPGGHTLMYAAPTPSLGDGSLTVLNTFPPTGHPQSHDPGTVPQVFLASLPPVGAQIPVSAVQLHQMVISQQSSSNLTELQVVSLDVHQSKDD is encoded by the exons ATGGGCACCAGAACCGGACACGGGCGGGTGGGAAGCGGCAGCAGGATGAGCAGCCTCGCGGTGAACGCGGCTGCACCGGGACCGAACACAACCTCCGACCCGGACCGAGGTGAGTACTGCACCGAGGTGGTCTACAGCGGCTCCGACCCGGACTCGGACTCCGGCCACGATGAAGACACGACGGGTTCAGGCGGGGACAGGAGAGGGGTGAAGCgggagaggagcgagagggaggtCGGGCATCAGGCAGCGGCCCCCTCCGGGCTCGGCCCCGGGGCGCCGGGGGCCAAACCCGGCAAGAAGACCCGAGGAAGAGTGAAGATCAAGATGGAGTTCATCGACAACAAACTGAGGCGCTACACGACCTTCAGCAAGAGGAAGACGGGCATCATGAAGAAG gcGTACGAGTTGTCCACGCTGACCGGGACCCAGGTGCTGCTTCTGGTTGCCAGTGAGACGGGTCACGTTTACACCTTCGCCACCAGGAAGCTGCAGCCCATGATCACCTCGGAGACGGGCAAGGCTCTGATCCAGACCTGCCTCAACTCGCCGGACTCGCCGCCTCGCTCCGACCCGTCCTCCGACCAGAGGATGAGTGCCACGGGCTTCGAGGAGACGGACCTCACCTACCAGGTGTCTGAGGCGGACGGGTGCTCCGAGGTCACCAAG GATCTGATCAGACCAGCGTTCAccacgcccccctccccctcctccacgtTGTCCACTGTGTCTATGCAGGTGCAGACCAGCGCCCCCTCCTGGCAGCAGCCCTCCTCCACCAATGGGACGGTGCTAAAGACGTCGGCAGGTGTCGTGCTTCCTGGAGGCTTCACCTTGATGCCAG GGGGCGGAGTCTctcagcagctgcagactgTCCAGGTTCAgtccaccaatcagagcagcTCAGACATGCAcaactccgcctcctccacag cggCCTCCatcgtctcctcttcttcctcagtaGCAGGTCACATGATGTACCCCGGTGGTCACACGCTGATGTACGCTGCACCGACGCCCTCTCTCGGTGACGGCAGCCTCACCGTCCTCAACACCTTCCCCCCGACAGGCCACCCCCAGTCACATGACCCCG GCACCGTCCCGCAGGTCTTCCTCGCCTCGCTCCCGCCAGTCGGCGCTCAGATCCCGGTGTCGGCAGTGCAGCTCCACCAG atggtgatcagtcagcagagcagcagcaaccTGACGGAGCTGCAGGTCGTCAGTCTGGACGTCCACCAATCAAAGGACGACTGA
- the LOC118312030 gene encoding serum response factor-like isoform X6 translates to MGTRTGHGRVGSGSRMSSLAVNAAAPGPNTTSDPDRGEYCTEVVYSGSDPDSDSGHDEDTTGSGGDRRGVKRERSEREVGHQAAAPSGLGPGAPGAKPGKKTRGRVKIKMEFIDNKLRRYTTFSKRKTGIMKKAYELSTLTGTQVLLLVASETGHVYTFATRKLQPMITSETGKALIQTCLNSPDSPPRSDPSSDQRMSATGFEETDLTYQVSEADGCSEVTKVQTSAPSWQQPSSTNGTVLKTSAGVVLPGGFTLMPGGGVSQQLQTVQVQSTNQSSSDMHNSASSTAASIVSSSSSVAGHMMYPGGHTLMYAAPTPSLGDGSLTVLNTFPPTGHPQSHDPGTVPQVFLASLPPVGAQIPVSAVQLHQMVISQQSSSNLTELQVVSLDVHQSKDD, encoded by the exons ATGGGCACCAGAACCGGACACGGGCGGGTGGGAAGCGGCAGCAGGATGAGCAGCCTCGCGGTGAACGCGGCTGCACCGGGACCGAACACAACCTCCGACCCGGACCGAGGTGAGTACTGCACCGAGGTGGTCTACAGCGGCTCCGACCCGGACTCGGACTCCGGCCACGATGAAGACACGACGGGTTCAGGCGGGGACAGGAGAGGGGTGAAGCgggagaggagcgagagggaggtCGGGCATCAGGCAGCGGCCCCCTCCGGGCTCGGCCCCGGGGCGCCGGGGGCCAAACCCGGCAAGAAGACCCGAGGAAGAGTGAAGATCAAGATGGAGTTCATCGACAACAAACTGAGGCGCTACACGACCTTCAGCAAGAGGAAGACGGGCATCATGAAGAAG gcGTACGAGTTGTCCACGCTGACCGGGACCCAGGTGCTGCTTCTGGTTGCCAGTGAGACGGGTCACGTTTACACCTTCGCCACCAGGAAGCTGCAGCCCATGATCACCTCGGAGACGGGCAAGGCTCTGATCCAGACCTGCCTCAACTCGCCGGACTCGCCGCCTCGCTCCGACCCGTCCTCCGACCAGAGGATGAGTGCCACGGGCTTCGAGGAGACGGACCTCACCTACCAGGTGTCTGAGGCGGACGGGTGCTCCGAGGTCACCAAG GTGCAGACCAGCGCCCCCTCCTGGCAGCAGCCCTCCTCCACCAATGGGACGGTGCTAAAGACGTCGGCAGGTGTCGTGCTTCCTGGAGGCTTCACCTTGATGCCAG GGGGCGGAGTCTctcagcagctgcagactgTCCAGGTTCAgtccaccaatcagagcagcTCAGACATGCAcaactccgcctcctccacag cggCCTCCatcgtctcctcttcttcctcagtaGCAGGTCACATGATGTACCCCGGTGGTCACACGCTGATGTACGCTGCACCGACGCCCTCTCTCGGTGACGGCAGCCTCACCGTCCTCAACACCTTCCCCCCGACAGGCCACCCCCAGTCACATGACCCCG GCACCGTCCCGCAGGTCTTCCTCGCCTCGCTCCCGCCAGTCGGCGCTCAGATCCCGGTGTCGGCAGTGCAGCTCCACCAG atggtgatcagtcagcagagcagcagcaaccTGACGGAGCTGCAGGTCGTCAGTCTGGACGTCCACCAATCAAAGGACGACTGA
- the LOC118312030 gene encoding serum response factor-like isoform X5, with the protein MGTRTGHGRVGSGSRMSSLAVNAAAPGPNTTSDPDRGEYCTEVVYSGSDPDSDSGHDEDTTGSGGDRRGVKRERSEREVGHQAAAPSGLGPGAPGAKPGKKTRGRVKIKMEFIDNKLRRYTTFSKRKTGIMKKAYELSTLTGTQVLLLVASETGHVYTFATRKLQPMITSETGKALIQTCLNSPDSPPRSDPSSDQRMSATGFEETDLTYQVSEADGCSEVTKVTTVRVDIYVQTSAPSWQQPSSTNGTVLKTSAGVVLPGGFTLMPGGGVSQQLQTVQVQSTNQSSSDMHNSASSTAASIVSSSSSVAGHMMYPGGHTLMYAAPTPSLGDGSLTVLNTFPPTGHPQSHDPGTVPQVFLASLPPVGAQIPVSAVQLHQMVISQQSSSNLTELQVVSLDVHQSKDD; encoded by the exons ATGGGCACCAGAACCGGACACGGGCGGGTGGGAAGCGGCAGCAGGATGAGCAGCCTCGCGGTGAACGCGGCTGCACCGGGACCGAACACAACCTCCGACCCGGACCGAGGTGAGTACTGCACCGAGGTGGTCTACAGCGGCTCCGACCCGGACTCGGACTCCGGCCACGATGAAGACACGACGGGTTCAGGCGGGGACAGGAGAGGGGTGAAGCgggagaggagcgagagggaggtCGGGCATCAGGCAGCGGCCCCCTCCGGGCTCGGCCCCGGGGCGCCGGGGGCCAAACCCGGCAAGAAGACCCGAGGAAGAGTGAAGATCAAGATGGAGTTCATCGACAACAAACTGAGGCGCTACACGACCTTCAGCAAGAGGAAGACGGGCATCATGAAGAAG gcGTACGAGTTGTCCACGCTGACCGGGACCCAGGTGCTGCTTCTGGTTGCCAGTGAGACGGGTCACGTTTACACCTTCGCCACCAGGAAGCTGCAGCCCATGATCACCTCGGAGACGGGCAAGGCTCTGATCCAGACCTGCCTCAACTCGCCGGACTCGCCGCCTCGCTCCGACCCGTCCTCCGACCAGAGGATGAGTGCCACGGGCTTCGAGGAGACGGACCTCACCTACCAGGTGTCTGAGGCGGACGGGTGCTCCGAGGTCACCAAGGTAACAACGGTCAGAGTCgacatatat GTGCAGACCAGCGCCCCCTCCTGGCAGCAGCCCTCCTCCACCAATGGGACGGTGCTAAAGACGTCGGCAGGTGTCGTGCTTCCTGGAGGCTTCACCTTGATGCCAG GGGGCGGAGTCTctcagcagctgcagactgTCCAGGTTCAgtccaccaatcagagcagcTCAGACATGCAcaactccgcctcctccacag cggCCTCCatcgtctcctcttcttcctcagtaGCAGGTCACATGATGTACCCCGGTGGTCACACGCTGATGTACGCTGCACCGACGCCCTCTCTCGGTGACGGCAGCCTCACCGTCCTCAACACCTTCCCCCCGACAGGCCACCCCCAGTCACATGACCCCG GCACCGTCCCGCAGGTCTTCCTCGCCTCGCTCCCGCCAGTCGGCGCTCAGATCCCGGTGTCGGCAGTGCAGCTCCACCAG atggtgatcagtcagcagagcagcagcaaccTGACGGAGCTGCAGGTCGTCAGTCTGGACGTCCACCAATCAAAGGACGACTGA